A genomic window from Candidatus Rokuibacteriota bacterium includes:
- the fliJ gene encoding flagellar export protein FliJ, protein MSTPYSALLRVRRVVERDAEIAIAQARHTVAALEDGLATLGVLRQRWVESAFAAAPGSTGVHGQITAIEATETALAASLARAEVALDEARAVWTERHRDRRVAEELETRTLEERRLEAERREQAVTDDLAAILRLRATGVWGEA, encoded by the coding sequence ATGAGCACGCCCTACAGCGCGCTCCTCCGGGTCAGGCGGGTCGTTGAGCGCGATGCCGAGATCGCCATCGCTCAGGCTCGCCATACCGTGGCGGCGCTCGAGGACGGCCTGGCGACCCTCGGCGTGCTCCGTCAGCGCTGGGTCGAATCGGCGTTCGCGGCAGCGCCGGGATCCACGGGCGTCCACGGCCAGATCACCGCCATCGAGGCGACCGAGACCGCCCTCGCAGCTTCGCTTGCCCGGGCGGAAGTCGCCCTGGACGAGGCCCGGGCCGTCTGGACCGAGCGTCACCGGGACCGACGGGTCGCGGAGGAACTCGAGACCCGGACCCTTGAGGAGCGACGACTTGAGGCGGAGCGTCGGGAGCAGGCCGTGACCGATGACTTGGCGGCCATCCTCCGGCTTCGCGCCACGGGGGT